In Apteryx mantelli isolate bAptMan1 chromosome 26, bAptMan1.hap1, whole genome shotgun sequence, a single window of DNA contains:
- the LOC106482428 gene encoding arylacetamide deacetylase-like 4, producing the protein MAFVYTTLAIIGIVVFSPVILPVLFLGALFYDIAKSELPPGIDQPLKLRFFHSLFISTMAAGKILEKLGICSDLSLLRFVSDGIPPWRDSKLLIKDLKVDEVPLRIYQPKQPPTGKRRGILYFHGGAGTFGSIRAFERVCRYIARECNSVVVSVGYRLAPEHPYPGQYFDCLNATLYFMRNLEEYHVDPTLIIIGGDSCGANFATVICQILLNKRDLPKVRAQVLIYPGLQGLDFHLPSYQQNASVPILVPKLVIYLGLRYLNKNTSFLDDILQNCYVPDSMKLKYKKWVSADNIPDKFKIRGYKPQKSTSYKPEVHEAVKELLTTTFSPLLAEDSIICQLPESYIVTCEFDVLRDDGLLYKKRLEDNGVQVSWYHSESGFHGVLGFFGYGIFSFLSGKKIMDNIVNYINSL; encoded by the exons ATGGCATTTGTTTATACAACTTTAGCAATAATAGGAATAGTTGTCTTTTCTCCTGTTATATTACCAGTACTTTTTTTGGGGGCGTTATTTTATGACATTGCCAAGTCAGAACTGCCACCTGGGATTGACCAACCTCTAAAGCTTCGTTTTTTCCATTCATTGTTCATTTCAACCATGGCCGCG gGAAAGATTTTGGAGAAGCTAGGAATCTGCAGTGACTTGAGCTTACTGCGATTTGTGTCAGATGGAATACCACCATGGAGAGATTCAAAGCTCCTTATCAAAGATCTCAAAGTAGATGAGGTACCATTGAGGATTTATCAGCCGAAACAGCCACCCACTGGCAAAAGAAGAGGAATACTGTATTTCCATGGAGGCGCTGGCACATTTGGGAGTATTA GAGCTTTTGAAAGAGTATGCCGCTACATTGCCAGAGAATGCAACTCAGTGGTTGTGTCTGTTGG TTATCGTCTGGCTCCTGAGCACCCATATCCAGGGCAATATTTTGATTGTCTCAACGCTACCTTATACTTTATGAGGAATTTAGAAGAGTATCATGTGGATCCTACCCTCATCATCATTGGCGGTGACAGCTGTGGAGCTAATTTTGCTACAGTTATTTGCCAAATACTACTGAATAAGAGAGATCTTCCAAAAGTACGTGCTCAGGTCTTAATTTATCCAGGACTCCAGGGGCTAGATTTTCATTTGCCTTCGTATCAGCAGAATGCTTCAGTCCCCATACTAGTCCCGAAGCTAGTCATCTACCTTGGTCTTCGTTATCTTAATAAAAACACATCATTTTTGGATGACATCCTACAGAATTGCTATGTCCCTGACAGTATGAAACTGAAGTATAAGAAGTGGGTAAGTGCAGACAATATTCCTGACAAATTTAAGATCAGAGGCTACAAACCACAGAAATCCACATCATATAAACCTGAAGTTCATGAAGCAGTCAAGGaactgttaacaacaacattttcccCACTTCTAGCTGAAGACTCCATTATTTGCCAGCTCCCTGAATCTTATATTGTGACCTGTGAGTTTGATGTGCTTAGGGATGATGGACTGTTATACAAGAAGCGATTAGAGGACAATGGTGTCCAAGTAAGCTGGTATCACTCTGAGAGTGGTTTCCATGGAGTTTTAGGCTTTTTTGGCTAtgggattttttcatttttatctggaaaaaaaattatggatAATATTGTGAATTATATAAAcagtttataa